The Sphingosinithalassobacter sp. CS137 genome includes a region encoding these proteins:
- a CDS encoding electron transfer flavoprotein-ubiquinone oxidoreductase, protein MSERESMPYDVVIVGAGPAGLSAAIRLKQLAAEAEAELSVCVLEKGSEVGAHILSGAVVDPRALDELLPTWREDGCPMAQVPVTENHHWILSKTGKSEFPHLLMPPFMNNKGTYTGSLGNLCRWLADKAQEMGVEVFPGFAAAEVLFNDDGSVKGVATGDMGVARDGTHKPEYTPGIEIHAKYTFLAEGVRGHLSKELIRMFDLRKDSQPQVYGIGIKELWDIDPDKHVPGRVIHTQGWPLTEDSNGGGFLYHQADGQVALGFVVWLNYKNPYLRPFEEMQRWKTHPAIAEVLEGGKRVSYGARAINDGGWQSVPKLTFPGGALIGCSAGFVNVPRIKGTHTAMKTGMMAAEAAFDAIRAGREHDELSAYGTAYESSWVYSELKGVRNVVPLVKKYGDTWGTMLAGVNMWSEHLGLRMPYTMKHKPDHESLVRKDLATPIDYPKPDGVLTFDRLSSVFVSNTNHEEDQPVHLTLHDPSIPIGFNLPVYDEPAQRYCPAGVYEVVGLEEGEPRFQINAQNCVHCKTCDIKDPTQNINWVVPEGGGGPNYPNM, encoded by the coding sequence ATGAGCGAACGGGAGTCGATGCCCTATGATGTCGTGATCGTCGGCGCGGGCCCTGCGGGCCTCTCCGCCGCGATCCGGCTCAAGCAGCTGGCCGCCGAGGCCGAGGCCGAGCTGTCCGTCTGCGTGCTGGAGAAGGGCTCCGAAGTCGGCGCGCACATCCTGTCGGGTGCGGTGGTCGATCCGCGCGCGCTCGACGAGCTGTTGCCGACGTGGCGCGAAGACGGCTGCCCGATGGCGCAGGTTCCGGTTACCGAGAACCACCACTGGATCCTGTCGAAGACGGGCAAGTCCGAATTCCCGCATCTGCTGATGCCGCCCTTCATGAACAACAAGGGCACCTACACCGGCTCGCTCGGCAATCTCTGCCGCTGGCTTGCCGACAAGGCGCAGGAGATGGGGGTCGAGGTGTTCCCCGGCTTCGCGGCGGCCGAGGTGCTGTTCAACGACGACGGCTCGGTGAAGGGTGTCGCCACCGGCGACATGGGGGTGGCGCGCGACGGCACGCACAAGCCGGAATATACGCCGGGGATCGAGATCCATGCGAAATACACCTTCCTGGCGGAAGGCGTGCGCGGCCATCTCTCGAAAGAGCTGATCCGCATGTTCGATCTGCGCAAGGATTCGCAGCCGCAGGTCTATGGCATCGGCATCAAGGAATTGTGGGACATCGATCCCGACAAGCATGTGCCGGGCCGCGTGATCCACACCCAGGGCTGGCCGCTTACCGAGGATTCGAACGGCGGCGGCTTTCTCTATCATCAGGCCGACGGGCAGGTCGCGCTCGGCTTCGTCGTCTGGCTCAATTACAAGAACCCGTATCTGCGCCCGTTCGAGGAGATGCAGCGCTGGAAGACGCATCCGGCGATCGCCGAGGTGCTGGAGGGCGGCAAGCGCGTCTCCTACGGCGCGCGCGCGATCAACGACGGCGGCTGGCAGTCGGTGCCCAAGCTCACCTTCCCCGGCGGCGCGCTGATCGGCTGCTCGGCGGGCTTCGTGAACGTGCCCCGGATCAAGGGCACGCACACCGCGATGAAGACCGGCATGATGGCCGCCGAAGCGGCGTTCGACGCGATCCGCGCCGGCCGCGAGCATGACGAGCTTTCCGCCTATGGCACAGCCTATGAATCGAGCTGGGTCTATTCGGAGCTGAAGGGCGTCCGCAACGTCGTCCCGCTCGTCAAGAAATATGGCGACACCTGGGGCACGATGCTCGCGGGCGTCAACATGTGGTCCGAGCATCTCGGGCTGCGCATGCCCTATACGATGAAGCACAAGCCCGATCACGAGAGCCTGGTCCGCAAGGATCTGGCGACGCCGATCGACTATCCCAAGCCCGATGGCGTGCTCACCTTCGATCGCCTCTCGTCGGTGTTCGTGTCGAACACCAATCACGAGGAGGACCAGCCGGTCCATCTCACGCTGCACGATCCCAGCATCCCGATCGGCTTCAACCTTCCGGTCTATGACGAACCGGCGCAGCGCTACTGCCCGGCGGGGGTCTATGAAGTCGTCGGGCTTGAAGAGGGCGAACCGCGGTTCCAGATCAACGCCCAGAACTGCGTGCACTGCAAGACGTGCGACATCAAGGACCCTACCCAAAACATCAACTGGGTGGTTCCCGAAGGCGGCGGAGGCCCGAATTATCCGAACATGTAG
- a CDS encoding uracil-DNA glycosylase family protein — translation MGVEPNSDWQAAAASALEWWRDAGVDVLTEADPRDWLARAPLPAAAAAAATAGANAEAAAPLPETLEAFVAWRMGPDAPEAAWHTPRVAPGGPADATLMVLVDMPEAEDAAAGTLLSGAAGRLFDRMLAAIGLEREQVYLAPLAYARPVTEQLPGDAVSRLREVALHHLGLIAPQKLLLLGRATERVLIGTNQASDTKSLHAINHSQATVMAAACHHPRFLLKRPAAKADAWKNLQLLLSGGPSQCV, via the coding sequence ATGGGGGTCGAACCGAACAGCGACTGGCAGGCGGCAGCGGCAAGCGCGCTGGAATGGTGGCGCGACGCCGGTGTCGACGTGCTCACCGAAGCGGACCCGCGCGACTGGCTGGCGCGCGCGCCTTTGCCTGCCGCAGCAGCGGCCGCGGCCACTGCCGGAGCGAATGCCGAAGCCGCTGCTCCCCTGCCCGAGACGCTCGAAGCGTTCGTCGCGTGGCGGATGGGGCCCGACGCGCCCGAAGCGGCATGGCACACGCCGCGCGTGGCGCCCGGCGGGCCCGCCGACGCTACGCTGATGGTGCTGGTCGACATGCCCGAGGCCGAGGACGCGGCGGCGGGCACGTTGCTGAGCGGCGCGGCGGGGCGGTTGTTCGACCGAATGCTCGCGGCGATCGGGCTGGAGCGCGAGCAGGTCTATCTGGCGCCGCTGGCCTACGCCCGCCCGGTAACCGAACAGCTGCCCGGCGACGCGGTCTCGCGGCTCCGCGAAGTGGCGCTGCATCACCTCGGGCTGATCGCGCCGCAGAAGCTGCTGCTGCTCGGTCGGGCGACGGAGCGTGTTCTGATCGGGACGAACCAAGCCTCGGACACCAAGAGTTTACATGCTATTAACCACTCGCAGGCCACAGTGATGGCGGCGGCGTGCCATCATCCCCGCTTCCTGTTGAAGCGTCCCGCCGCAAAGGCCGATGCCTGGAAAAATCTTCAGTTATTGCTGTCCGGGGGACCCAGCCAGTGCGTATGA
- a CDS encoding lytic transglycosylase domain-containing protein, protein MSFVAAAILMALPATAQAEKAPGALPEIGSATGALADAPNRREGDGIPDQLSGSQREEYRAIFAAIRGERWDEAKQRLEAMRPGPLHPIARAELYTAANSPRVELEPLQALLAEAPELPQAAQIGRLAALRGAMTQAALPVEQRLRWYNAAPVRQRLRGISTDPVATEVILAMQPFIREDDGAGAEQTLARFAADLSPEARTEWQQKVAWIYYTAGDDANARRMAREAQAGTGEFAAQADWVQGLAAWRQRDCRDAASAFDAVSRRASDPEMRSAGLYWLSRAHMACERPGDVTAALRGAAQYDETFYGLLARQALGIEEAGAAGEQYVTADWRALQERSNVRTAAALMEIGEAELAEEVLKHQARIGNAGEHGALTRLAGRLNLPSTQLWLSHNAPADAPPVEMARYPAPNWTPDGGWRVDRALVFAHTLQESRFRTEVRSAAGAMGLMQVREGAAIDVSRRRGVDYASADLTDPSINMEIGQSYLEQLRDTAFTQGLLPKVIAAYNAGPTPVQAWNSLTKDNGDPLLYIESIPYWETRGYVMIVLRNYWMYERQDGRRSASRAALAQGLWPRFPGLPGQEGVRLSGGGGGQAIAGAR, encoded by the coding sequence ATGAGTTTCGTAGCCGCCGCCATTTTGATGGCGCTTCCCGCCACCGCCCAGGCCGAGAAGGCTCCAGGAGCGCTGCCCGAGATCGGCAGCGCTACCGGCGCACTCGCCGATGCGCCGAATCGCCGCGAGGGCGACGGCATTCCCGATCAGCTCTCCGGATCGCAGCGCGAGGAATATCGCGCGATCTTTGCGGCCATCCGCGGCGAGCGCTGGGACGAGGCGAAGCAGCGGCTGGAGGCAATGCGCCCCGGGCCGCTCCACCCGATCGCGCGCGCCGAACTCTACACCGCCGCCAATTCGCCCCGCGTCGAGCTCGAGCCGCTGCAGGCGCTGCTCGCCGAGGCTCCCGAACTGCCGCAGGCCGCGCAGATCGGCCGGCTGGCGGCGCTGCGCGGCGCGATGACTCAGGCGGCCCTGCCCGTCGAGCAGCGGCTGCGCTGGTATAACGCCGCGCCGGTTCGCCAGCGGCTGCGCGGGATCAGCACCGATCCGGTCGCGACCGAAGTGATCCTGGCGATGCAGCCGTTCATCCGCGAGGATGACGGCGCCGGTGCCGAGCAGACGCTTGCGCGCTTCGCCGCTGATCTTTCGCCCGAGGCGCGGACCGAGTGGCAGCAGAAGGTCGCCTGGATCTACTACACCGCCGGCGACGACGCGAACGCCCGCCGCATGGCCCGCGAGGCGCAGGCCGGCACGGGAGAGTTCGCCGCGCAGGCGGACTGGGTGCAGGGGCTTGCCGCCTGGCGCCAGCGCGATTGCCGCGACGCGGCGAGCGCATTCGACGCGGTTTCGCGCCGCGCGAGCGATCCCGAGATGCGTTCGGCCGGGCTCTACTGGCTGTCGCGCGCGCACATGGCGTGCGAGCGGCCCGGCGACGTGACCGCGGCGCTGCGCGGCGCGGCGCAATATGACGAGACCTTCTACGGCCTGCTCGCGCGGCAGGCGCTGGGCATCGAGGAAGCCGGCGCGGCGGGCGAGCAGTATGTGACCGCCGACTGGCGCGCGCTGCAGGAGCGCAGCAACGTCCGCACCGCCGCCGCGCTGATGGAAATCGGCGAGGCCGAGCTGGCCGAGGAAGTGCTCAAGCATCAGGCGCGGATCGGCAATGCGGGCGAACATGGGGCGCTGACGCGGCTTGCCGGGCGGCTGAACCTGCCTTCGACTCAGCTCTGGCTGTCGCACAATGCACCCGCCGACGCGCCGCCGGTCGAAATGGCGCGCTATCCCGCTCCCAACTGGACGCCCGACGGCGGCTGGCGAGTCGATCGCGCGCTGGTCTTTGCCCATACGCTCCAGGAATCGCGCTTCCGCACCGAAGTGCGCAGCGCGGCCGGCGCGATGGGGCTGATGCAGGTGCGCGAAGGCGCGGCAATCGACGTAAGCCGCCGCCGCGGCGTCGACTATGCCAGCGCCGACCTGACCGATCCGTCGATCAACATGGAGATCGGGCAGAGCTATCTGGAGCAGCTGCGCGACACCGCCTTCACCCAGGGGCTGCTGCCGAAGGTGATCGCGGCCTATAACGCGGGGCCGACGCCGGTGCAGGCATGGAACAGCCTGACCAAGGACAATGGCGATCCGCTGCTCTACATCGAATCCATCCCCTATTGGGAAACGCGCGGCTATGTGATGATCGTGCTGCGCAACTACTGGATGTACGAGCGGCAGGACGGCCGCCGATCGGCGAGCCGCGCGGCGCTGGCGCAGGGACTGTGGCCGCGCTTTCCGGGGCTTCCGGGGCAGGAAGGCGTACGGCTGAGCGGCGGTGGCGGCGGGCAGGCAATCGCCGGTGCCCGCTGA
- the moaB gene encoding molybdenum cofactor biosynthesis protein B, producing MPADAQAAFRPVRIAVLTVSDTRGPEDDRSGDLLVERLTGAGHTLADRAIVRDDAEAIADTLDAWIDDPQVEVILTTGGTGVTGRDVTPEALARVWDKEIPGFGELFRWLSYRTIGTSTIQSRATAGVARGTYIFCLPGSTGAVKDGWDGILRDQLDIRHKPCNFVELLPRLTER from the coding sequence GTGCCCGCTGACGCGCAGGCGGCGTTCCGGCCGGTCCGGATCGCGGTGCTGACGGTTTCGGATACGCGCGGACCCGAGGACGACCGATCGGGCGACCTGCTGGTCGAGCGGTTGACGGGCGCGGGACACACGCTCGCCGATCGGGCGATCGTGCGCGACGATGCCGAGGCGATCGCCGATACGCTCGACGCGTGGATCGACGATCCGCAGGTGGAAGTGATCCTCACCACCGGCGGCACGGGCGTGACCGGACGCGACGTGACGCCCGAGGCGCTGGCGCGGGTGTGGGACAAGGAGATTCCCGGCTTCGGCGAGCTGTTCCGCTGGCTGAGCTATCGCACGATCGGCACGTCGACGATCCAGTCGCGCGCGACCGCGGGCGTGGCGCGCGGCACCTATATCTTCTGCCTGCCCGGTTCGACAGGCGCAGTGAAGGACGGTTGGGACGGCATTCTGCGCGACCAGCTAGATATCCGCCACAAGCCCTGCAATTTCGTCGAGCTGCTGCCGCGGCTGACCGAGCGCTGA
- a CDS encoding VOC family protein, whose translation MARLNYVELPVGDVAGSRRFYSAAFGWEFTDFGPSYAATTSGDVDLGLEGDAEGATAALLPVIEVADLEAARDRVVAAGGVVTRPIFAFPGGRRFHFRDPQGHEMGVWTPAAGEGAAA comes from the coding sequence ATGGCGCGGCTGAACTATGTCGAGCTGCCGGTCGGCGACGTCGCGGGAAGCAGGCGCTTCTATTCGGCGGCGTTCGGCTGGGAATTCACTGATTTCGGGCCGTCCTATGCGGCGACGACGAGCGGCGACGTCGATCTCGGTCTGGAAGGCGACGCGGAGGGGGCGACCGCGGCGCTGCTGCCGGTGATCGAAGTGGCGGATCTCGAAGCGGCGCGCGATCGGGTGGTCGCCGCGGGCGGCGTCGTCACACGGCCGATCTTCGCCTTTCCGGGCGGGCGCCGCTTTCACTTCCGCGATCCCCAGGGGCACGAAATGGGGGTGTGGACGCCTGCCGCCGGGGAGGGGGCGGCGGCCTAG
- a CDS encoding SHOCT domain-containing protein: MTDWIGGLERLKQLREQGHLSDEEFQNAKARLLTNDPPSDSETPQVQAPADGPDARWSDVGEPGDEGGLAWRKPIAIGAVLAAVAAGGVYAWTAPGNSPLSTGEAVLQADVNCRSTPGLDGEVREVLTEGTSVKVAENRDGWSRASTQGCWVKDTYLSAVEPIESDPAAPAPPVSNALIPAVYDFTRNPSQEAIAAAHQILADSTHCIGRPQYEVGNTYADFDLRSGEVVYVVKARTGDLLPDNEATFERDGLTLRFSGAEGTLKSISLDVKGLTQEDSENAILHLGERQGGSVVPQAEPRTWSGTDIPVALGGWWLRCGIPGQGSAKWQSQYQDVSNVISLVRD, translated from the coding sequence GTGACGGACTGGATCGGCGGGCTCGAACGGCTCAAGCAGCTGCGCGAGCAGGGACATCTGAGCGACGAGGAATTTCAGAACGCCAAGGCGCGGTTGCTGACCAATGATCCGCCGAGCGATTCCGAAACACCACAGGTCCAGGCACCGGCAGATGGACCCGACGCGCGCTGGTCAGACGTCGGGGAACCCGGCGACGAGGGCGGCCTCGCCTGGCGCAAGCCGATCGCGATCGGCGCGGTGCTTGCCGCTGTGGCCGCAGGTGGGGTCTATGCATGGACAGCGCCGGGCAACTCCCCCCTCTCGACAGGAGAGGCAGTTCTTCAGGCCGATGTGAATTGTCGCAGCACCCCCGGACTCGACGGGGAAGTTCGGGAAGTGCTGACGGAAGGAACGAGCGTCAAGGTCGCGGAGAATCGGGACGGCTGGAGCCGTGCTTCGACCCAGGGCTGCTGGGTCAAGGACACCTATCTGTCCGCCGTCGAGCCGATCGAGTCCGATCCGGCGGCACCGGCCCCGCCGGTTTCCAACGCCCTCATCCCCGCGGTGTACGACTTCACGCGCAATCCAAGCCAGGAGGCGATCGCGGCGGCCCACCAGATCCTGGCGGACAGCACGCACTGCATCGGCAGGCCACAGTATGAGGTCGGCAACACCTACGCCGATTTCGACCTCCGCAGCGGCGAGGTCGTTTATGTGGTGAAGGCCCGTACAGGCGATCTCCTGCCCGACAATGAAGCGACTTTCGAACGCGACGGACTGACGCTGCGGTTCAGCGGCGCGGAGGGTACGCTGAAAAGCATCTCTCTCGACGTCAAAGGCCTGACACAGGAAGACAGCGAGAACGCGATCCTTCATCTGGGTGAAAGGCAGGGCGGCTCGGTCGTGCCCCAAGCCGAGCCGCGCACCTGGAGCGGCACCGATATTCCCGTCGCGCTCGGCGGCTGGTGGCTCCGCTGCGGGATACCCGGCCAAGGCTCCGCGAAATGGCAAAGCCAGTATCAGGACGTCAGCAACGTGATCAGCCTGGTCAGAGACTGA